One genomic segment of Fimbriimonadaceae bacterium includes these proteins:
- a CDS encoding alcohol dehydrogenase catalytic domain-containing protein, with amino-acid sequence MKIRAALLEAPGEPFRIEHLDLAEPGNDEVRVRVRAAGICHSDWHLVTGDTRHPFPLVAGHEGCGVVDAVGPGVQAVRPGDFVALNWAPSCGRCFHCGAGRPALCSTYVEPIWAGTMLDGTTRLTRNGAPVYHYSALACFAEACVVPEGCCVVLPPDTPAETAALIGCAVTTGVGSVMNTAKVPRGASVVVLGAGGVGLSTVMGANLAGASPVIAVDVHPGKESAARNCGATEFFLNDEHLVKRVIEATDGLGADFVFEAVGLPSLQEQTLDLVRAGGTVVLSGLSPMGSATNLPGARLVRREIAVLGSYYGTCVAARDFPLYASMSRDGRLPLERLVSRTVALDQINEAYAEMLAGEGARRVIVF; translated from the coding sequence ATGAAGATCCGCGCCGCCCTTCTGGAAGCCCCTGGGGAGCCTTTCCGCATCGAACATCTCGATCTCGCGGAACCCGGCAACGACGAGGTCCGGGTTCGGGTCCGGGCCGCCGGGATTTGCCACAGCGACTGGCACCTGGTGACCGGCGACACGCGCCACCCGTTTCCGCTGGTCGCGGGTCACGAGGGGTGCGGGGTGGTCGATGCCGTCGGCCCCGGAGTGCAAGCCGTGCGGCCAGGCGATTTCGTGGCCTTGAATTGGGCGCCGAGCTGCGGCCGTTGCTTCCACTGCGGAGCAGGCCGCCCCGCCTTGTGCAGCACGTACGTCGAACCGATCTGGGCGGGAACGATGCTGGACGGGACGACCCGCCTGACGCGAAACGGCGCCCCGGTCTACCACTACAGCGCCCTCGCGTGTTTCGCCGAAGCCTGTGTCGTTCCGGAGGGCTGCTGCGTCGTCTTGCCCCCCGATACTCCTGCCGAAACCGCCGCGCTGATCGGGTGCGCCGTGACCACCGGCGTCGGTTCCGTGATGAACACCGCGAAGGTGCCTCGGGGAGCGAGCGTGGTCGTCCTGGGAGCGGGCGGCGTCGGCCTCAGCACGGTGATGGGCGCCAACTTGGCCGGCGCCTCCCCCGTGATCGCCGTCGACGTGCACCCCGGCAAAGAGTCCGCCGCGCGAAACTGCGGCGCAACCGAGTTCTTTCTCAACGACGAGCATTTGGTCAAGCGCGTGATCGAGGCCACCGATGGGCTCGGCGCAGACTTCGTGTTCGAAGCCGTCGGACTTCCCTCTCTGCAGGAGCAAACACTCGACCTGGTCCGCGCGGGCGGGACGGTGGTGCTGTCCGGCCTCAGCCCCATGGGCTCGGCCACCAACCTGCCCGGCGCGCGGCTGGTACGCCGCGAGATCGCGGTCCTGGGTTCCTACTACGGCACGTGCGTCGCGGCCCGCGATTTCCCGCTCTACGCTTCCATGAGCCGAGACGGCCGTCTACCGCTCGAGCGGCTGGTGTCCCGGACGGT
- a CDS encoding DUF481 domain-containing protein, producing the protein MLRLHALALFAAFSAPLAARADVITLLNGDRITGRVVSLVEGKLRVATDFAGTLMVDAGQVEAVRLDDEATIDLRDGRQLRGTLVPGPGGTLLLRVGGNERQVGWDDVLAINAPPPARPQWKGSVVSNLNLARSNTDTQVFNVDLETHRKGPSEETDLSGSYLFGQQTQSGEVVTTQDSWGVSGHFSRYASSRTSSFLSARLERDGIVDLDLRSIVGGGLGFMLLERGDTKWWIDLGVSHLREDFAGAGAARERLTGQFSYRFQTRLFGRVELGHEVSVYPALDNVSDYFLSSKFTVRTPLSQTLFANFRFVLDYDATPAPGSRKDSSKYTFGIGYRF; encoded by the coding sequence ATGCTCCGGCTCCACGCTCTCGCCCTCTTTGCCGCCTTCTCGGCCCCTCTTGCGGCGCGCGCTGACGTGATCACGCTCCTCAACGGCGATCGGATCACCGGGCGGGTCGTGAGCCTGGTGGAGGGCAAACTTCGCGTCGCGACCGATTTCGCGGGAACCCTGATGGTGGATGCGGGACAAGTCGAAGCCGTGCGGCTGGACGACGAGGCCACGATCGACCTTCGGGACGGCCGGCAGCTCCGCGGCACCCTCGTCCCGGGGCCGGGCGGCACGCTCCTTCTTCGCGTGGGCGGGAACGAGCGACAGGTGGGCTGGGACGACGTGCTCGCGATCAACGCACCCCCGCCCGCCCGACCCCAATGGAAGGGCTCCGTCGTCAGCAACCTGAATCTCGCGCGGAGCAACACCGACACGCAGGTGTTCAACGTCGACCTCGAAACCCACCGCAAGGGCCCTTCGGAGGAGACGGATCTGAGCGGCTCGTACCTCTTCGGCCAGCAGACGCAGTCTGGCGAAGTGGTCACGACGCAGGACTCTTGGGGTGTCAGCGGCCACTTCAGCCGATACGCCTCGTCCCGCACCTCCAGCTTCCTCAGCGCGCGACTGGAGCGCGATGGAATCGTCGATCTCGATCTCCGCTCCATCGTCGGCGGCGGACTGGGCTTCATGCTGCTCGAGCGGGGAGACACGAAGTGGTGGATCGATCTGGGCGTTTCGCACCTGCGGGAGGATTTCGCGGGGGCGGGTGCGGCGCGCGAGCGCCTCACGGGACAGTTCTCGTACCGCTTCCAAACGCGTCTCTTCGGGCGGGTCGAACTCGGCCACGAGGTCTCGGTCTATCCGGCACTCGACAACGTGTCGGACTACTTCCTCTCGTCGAAGTTCACAGTCCGCACGCCGCTGTCCCAAACGTTGTTCGCCAACTTCCGATTCGTCCTAGACTACGACGCCACCCCCGCTCCCGGATCGCGGAAGGACTCGTCGAAGTACACGTTCGGGATCGGCTACCGGTTCTAG
- a CDS encoding cation:proton antiporter, whose amino-acid sequence MTEQITLQLATVLIVGIASQWVAWRLRVPAIVLMLVSGVVLGPVLGFLRPDEILGRSLLPFVSLSVALILFEGGMSLKWREIFARKRLEPEDAGGAAKRPRDGSIGVAVLLLVVVGGGITFGLGAVAASQILGFDIRMSVLLAAVLTVTGPTVIGPLLRTVRPSGKSGTILKWEGILIDPLGAIAAVLVFEFLFGEPAAEPLRAATLAFVNTLLSGAGIGLLGAGLTVLFVRQFWVPDFLINPVALAVVFVAFSTANLVQAEAGLVAVTVMGVALSNQPWIHVHPILEFKENLRVLLISALFVLLAARVELAVLQEVTVREALFVLALIVLIRPISVLVGLAPARIRWPDRLFLAGVAPRGIVAAAVSSIFALRLQEMGYPDAERLASTTFLVIVSTVVVYGFGAMPLARRLKISREDPKGFIIAGANPLGRALAASLAKLEFQPLLLDTNPDYVAEAERQELPALWCDWLQEEDREEIELANMGSMLALTSNDHANRLLAEEGMNVFGRANVFQLPAKSRETVRGKSREPAGRVLFGADWNYEALVEKIRKGWQIQIEGLETEEDAAQRRQQGFGESIPLATVHESGRLEFIEAGAKASTKKGARNLLLAPPA is encoded by the coding sequence ATGACCGAGCAGATCACGCTTCAACTCGCGACGGTGCTCATCGTCGGGATCGCCTCCCAATGGGTCGCATGGCGGTTGCGGGTGCCGGCGATCGTCTTGATGCTCGTGTCCGGCGTCGTTCTCGGTCCGGTCCTCGGTTTTCTCCGCCCGGATGAGATCCTCGGCCGTTCGTTGCTGCCGTTCGTATCGCTCTCGGTCGCACTGATTCTCTTCGAGGGCGGAATGAGCCTGAAGTGGCGCGAGATTTTCGCTCGAAAGCGGCTCGAGCCGGAGGATGCCGGAGGAGCCGCGAAGCGGCCTCGAGACGGCTCGATCGGTGTGGCGGTGCTGCTCCTGGTGGTCGTCGGGGGAGGGATCACGTTCGGCCTCGGCGCGGTCGCCGCCTCGCAGATTCTCGGGTTCGACATCCGCATGTCCGTCCTGTTGGCGGCCGTTCTGACGGTGACCGGTCCCACGGTGATCGGCCCTCTGCTCCGCACCGTGCGCCCTTCGGGCAAGTCGGGAACGATCTTGAAATGGGAGGGAATCCTGATCGACCCGCTTGGCGCGATCGCCGCGGTTCTGGTCTTCGAGTTCCTGTTTGGCGAACCGGCGGCCGAGCCGTTGCGGGCCGCGACCTTGGCGTTTGTCAACACCCTGCTCAGCGGTGCGGGAATCGGGTTGCTGGGCGCGGGGTTGACCGTTCTGTTCGTCCGCCAGTTCTGGGTGCCCGACTTCCTGATCAACCCGGTGGCTCTGGCCGTGGTGTTTGTCGCTTTCAGCACCGCCAACCTCGTGCAGGCCGAGGCGGGACTGGTCGCGGTCACGGTGATGGGCGTTGCGCTGAGCAACCAGCCCTGGATCCACGTGCATCCCATCCTCGAGTTCAAGGAGAACCTGCGGGTCCTCCTGATCTCGGCGTTGTTCGTGCTATTGGCGGCCCGCGTCGAGCTTGCGGTGTTGCAGGAGGTCACGGTTCGCGAGGCCCTCTTCGTGCTGGCGCTCATCGTGCTCATCCGGCCGATCTCCGTTTTGGTGGGGCTCGCGCCGGCGCGCATTCGTTGGCCCGACCGCCTGTTTCTGGCGGGCGTGGCGCCGCGCGGAATCGTCGCGGCGGCGGTGTCCTCGATCTTCGCCCTGCGCCTGCAGGAGATGGGCTATCCGGATGCCGAGCGGTTGGCTTCGACGACGTTCCTGGTGATCGTTTCCACCGTTGTGGTGTACGGCTTTGGCGCGATGCCGCTTGCACGGCGCCTCAAGATCTCCAGAGAAGATCCCAAGGGCTTCATCATCGCCGGGGCCAACCCGCTCGGACGCGCCCTTGCGGCCAGCCTCGCGAAGTTGGAGTTCCAGCCGCTCCTGTTGGACACGAACCCGGACTACGTCGCCGAGGCGGAGCGTCAGGAGTTGCCGGCCCTCTGGTGCGATTGGCTGCAGGAGGAGGACCGGGAGGAGATCGAGTTGGCGAACATGGGTTCGATGCTGGCCCTGACCTCGAACGACCACGCCAACCGCCTCCTCGCGGAGGAGGGGATGAACGTCTTCGGCCGCGCCAACGTGTTCCAGCTTCCCGCGAAGTCGCGCGAGACCGTGCGCGGAAAGAGCCGCGAGCCGGCGGGACGCGTGTTGTTCGGTGCGGACTGGAACTACGAGGCTTTGGTCGAGAAGATCCGCAAGGGATGGCAGATTCAGATCGAGGGGCTTGAGACGGAAGAGGACGCCGCCCAGCGGCGGCAACAAGGTTTCGGCGAAAGCATCCCCCTGGCCACCGTCCACGAATCGGGGCGGCTCGAGTTCATCGAGGCCGGTGCGAAGGCCAGCACCAAGAAGGGAGCCCGAAACCTGCTGCTGGCCCCGCCGGCGTAG
- a CDS encoding adenylate/guanylate cyclase domain-containing protein, whose amino-acid sequence MEVPTAPPETRPEAQAMLAFAAFLRDDPSAADHDAGDLAARFGLSPEIVREAIEVARRRRRPSGPERNHLRRSGAGARRVLEALSNHPIAAVIAAGVFPIAIGTVAGLADQPTLRIVTGAAWGVVVLLATLLCYGIGRLRTALGVAIALGPMFVLPGAIRTVLRPMEGALPLTERFLLGASMLSLLVAMLTVAAATVGGYMRMRSEMRREDRMGRLSLLERILDLQSRLEDEERPDPRREQPSWLPLARDRWQGFSLLVGVVLALTGLLIRLTVGIPDPSSEQVPTLAQFVPALLQMVMLLALTFLAGFCSGGWRNGLAAGALVLVGQNTLAALGLDGVGIGAMVEQYRQSPSLLALLLMYPMLGLIGGLAAAVEARADQQRRLLAADRAALLSEIVRLQQVLNTGAAEVCVLVVDCVKSTLMKQGADPLKVEASFRAFHDHIAAVCSRHGGRVISVAGDGAIAEFVGVVEAMACAREIQSRMAEFNARGNRLATPFRVRVGLHCGRVHGGLDEVVFNQVIDIAAHVERAAPAGGIAVTDEVRNHVPEQPFAELAARVDEHPVYIALDPA is encoded by the coding sequence ATGGAGGTTCCGACCGCTCCGCCCGAAACCCGTCCCGAAGCGCAGGCGATGCTGGCGTTCGCCGCGTTCCTTCGCGACGACCCTTCGGCCGCCGACCATGACGCGGGCGATCTGGCGGCGCGCTTTGGGCTCTCGCCGGAGATCGTCCGCGAGGCGATCGAAGTCGCGCGCCGCCGACGGCGGCCCTCGGGCCCCGAACGCAATCACTTGCGCCGCTCGGGGGCCGGGGCCCGGCGCGTCCTCGAGGCCCTCTCGAACCACCCCATCGCGGCCGTCATCGCGGCGGGGGTGTTTCCGATCGCGATCGGAACGGTGGCCGGGCTCGCGGACCAGCCCACGCTCCGCATCGTGACCGGCGCGGCTTGGGGCGTCGTCGTGTTGTTGGCGACTCTCCTTTGCTACGGGATCGGCCGCCTCCGCACCGCATTGGGTGTTGCGATCGCGCTCGGGCCGATGTTCGTGCTGCCAGGGGCCATCCGGACCGTTCTTCGCCCCATGGAGGGGGCCCTTCCCCTCACGGAGCGATTCCTGCTCGGCGCGTCCATGCTGTCCCTTCTGGTGGCCATGCTAACCGTGGCAGCGGCGACGGTGGGGGGGTACATGCGCATGCGCAGCGAAATGCGGCGCGAAGACCGCATGGGCCGCCTCAGCCTCCTCGAGCGTATCCTGGACCTTCAATCCCGACTCGAGGATGAGGAGCGACCCGATCCCAGACGCGAACAGCCGAGCTGGCTTCCCTTGGCCCGCGATCGTTGGCAGGGATTCTCCCTGCTCGTCGGAGTCGTCCTCGCCCTGACGGGCCTCCTGATACGGCTCACCGTCGGTATTCCCGATCCCTCGTCCGAACAGGTGCCGACCCTCGCCCAGTTTGTTCCCGCGCTCCTCCAGATGGTGATGCTCCTCGCGCTGACGTTCTTGGCGGGGTTCTGCTCCGGAGGCTGGCGCAACGGTCTGGCGGCGGGAGCGCTCGTTCTAGTCGGCCAAAACACCCTCGCGGCGCTCGGTCTCGACGGGGTGGGGATCGGGGCCATGGTCGAGCAGTATCGCCAGAGTCCGTCGCTCCTCGCGCTGCTGCTGATGTATCCCATGCTGGGACTCATTGGAGGACTGGCGGCCGCCGTCGAAGCGCGCGCCGACCAGCAGCGGCGTCTCCTCGCCGCCGATCGAGCCGCCCTGTTGAGCGAGATCGTGCGCCTCCAGCAGGTCCTCAACACCGGTGCCGCCGAGGTGTGCGTGCTGGTGGTCGATTGTGTGAAGAGCACGCTGATGAAGCAAGGAGCGGATCCCCTGAAGGTCGAGGCGTCCTTCCGCGCCTTCCACGACCACATCGCGGCGGTGTGCAGCCGCCACGGGGGCCGGGTGATCTCCGTGGCTGGCGACGGGGCCATCGCCGAGTTCGTCGGCGTGGTGGAAGCCATGGCGTGCGCGCGGGAGATCCAATCGCGCATGGCCGAGTTCAACGCCCGCGGGAACCGACTCGCGACGCCGTTCCGCGTGCGCGTCGGCTTGCACTGCGGCCGTGTTCACGGTGGCCTCGACGAGGTGGTGTTCAACCAGGTGATCGACATCGCCGCGCACGTCGAACGCGCAGCCCCGGCGGGCGGCATCGCCGTGACCGACGAAGTCCGCAACCACGTCCCCGAGCAGCCCTTCGCCGAACTAGCCGCCCGCGTGGACGAACACCCGGTCTACATTGCGCTGGATCCTGCGTAG
- a CDS encoding GyrI-like domain-containing protein gives MVDAYKFEIVDVPPEAAVFVGATCGHSEIGETLMKVLPQALDHAIESGVAPKGPPFARYLCWRPTDCEFEGGFTLPHPIQSGPTVTSGVLGGCRAAHTVHVGHYSGLREAHGAAMEWIEAQGLSVGGAPWEKYVTDPEEVPNADEWRTEIFWPIA, from the coding sequence ATGGTTGACGCCTACAAGTTCGAGATCGTCGACGTTCCGCCCGAAGCGGCGGTCTTCGTCGGCGCGACGTGCGGACACTCCGAGATCGGCGAGACCCTCATGAAGGTGCTGCCCCAGGCGCTGGATCACGCGATCGAAAGCGGGGTGGCTCCCAAGGGTCCTCCCTTCGCGCGGTACCTGTGCTGGAGGCCTACGGATTGCGAGTTTGAGGGCGGATTCACCCTGCCCCACCCGATCCAAAGCGGACCCACCGTCACTTCGGGCGTTCTCGGCGGGTGTCGCGCGGCCCACACGGTGCACGTGGGGCACTACTCGGGGCTGCGGGAGGCGCATGGCGCCGCGATGGAGTGGATCGAGGCCCAAGGTCTCTCGGTCGGGGGGGCGCCCTGGGAGAAGTACGTCACCGACCCGGAAGAGGTACCGAACGCCGACGAGTGGCGGACGGAGATCTTCTGGCCCATCGCCTGA
- a CDS encoding dicarboxylate/amino acid:cation symporter produces the protein MTTNGLTSRVLLGMLAGVGVGLVLMNFSPVGLQPGDTLSVELASEQALTLKVGESDKAEKLLDVSTSGGDTGKAVLEKAQKKGFVALPGGQEVEVGGVSNNEAGRRIAQAMGEAFAKVHLVERKQVKILPPAFQPFYLVGELFIRLLKMLIVPLIIATVLIGIASLGSFKTMGRIGRQTLLLYAATMMVAAAIGITIVNLVRPGSNLHWTAPEGGAIADQPAISDLLLRIVPTNPIEAMANFDVLGILFFTIMVALAMLALGKRHIAPVFNFFEGLNDLVYVLIGWVMAMAPIGVGALVAYFLGIQSPELLGTLVESLGKFALCVVLGLVIHFCVLMSAVKFLGKKSPIAFMRGMAPAMATAFGTDSSSATLPVTMTCVREMGVSKRIYGFVVPVGATANMNGTALYEATAVLFFAQAYSAGLTLPQQVIVAFTSMLAAVGAAGIPSAGLVTMSLVLTAVGLPLAGIGLLFAIDRPLDMMRTVVNVVDDATASVVIQAWNPEVRAEDDDAATEYQELEPEASHG, from the coding sequence ATGACCACCAATGGGCTCACCTCCCGCGTTCTACTCGGCATGCTTGCCGGCGTCGGCGTCGGGTTGGTCCTGATGAACTTCTCGCCGGTCGGCCTGCAGCCGGGCGACACGCTGTCCGTCGAACTCGCCTCCGAACAGGCGCTGACCCTCAAGGTCGGGGAATCGGACAAGGCCGAGAAGCTGCTGGACGTGTCGACATCGGGCGGAGACACGGGCAAGGCCGTGCTCGAGAAAGCGCAGAAGAAAGGGTTCGTCGCCCTTCCCGGCGGCCAGGAGGTGGAGGTCGGCGGGGTTTCGAACAACGAGGCCGGCCGCCGCATCGCCCAGGCGATGGGCGAGGCGTTCGCCAAGGTCCACCTCGTCGAGCGCAAGCAAGTCAAGATCCTCCCTCCCGCGTTTCAGCCCTTCTACCTCGTCGGCGAACTGTTCATCCGGCTCTTGAAGATGCTGATCGTGCCGCTCATCATCGCGACGGTCCTCATCGGCATCGCCAGCCTCGGCAGCTTCAAAACGATGGGCAGGATCGGACGCCAGACCCTGTTGCTCTACGCGGCGACCATGATGGTCGCGGCGGCGATCGGCATAACGATCGTGAACCTCGTGCGCCCCGGCTCCAACCTCCACTGGACCGCGCCCGAAGGCGGAGCGATCGCCGACCAACCCGCGATCTCCGACCTGCTGCTCCGCATCGTCCCGACGAATCCCATCGAGGCGATGGCGAACTTCGACGTGCTCGGCATCCTCTTCTTCACGATCATGGTGGCGCTGGCCATGCTCGCTCTGGGCAAGCGCCACATCGCCCCCGTTTTCAACTTCTTCGAGGGGCTCAACGATCTCGTTTACGTGTTGATCGGATGGGTCATGGCGATGGCCCCGATCGGGGTGGGCGCGCTCGTGGCCTACTTCCTCGGCATCCAAAGCCCCGAACTCTTGGGGACCCTGGTCGAAAGCCTGGGCAAGTTCGCCCTCTGCGTCGTGCTCGGGTTGGTGATCCACTTCTGCGTGCTGATGAGCGCGGTGAAGTTTCTTGGCAAGAAGAGTCCGATCGCCTTCATGCGCGGCATGGCCCCGGCGATGGCCACGGCGTTCGGCACGGACAGTTCGAGCGCGACGCTTCCGGTGACCATGACGTGCGTGCGCGAGATGGGCGTTTCCAAGCGCATCTACGGATTCGTGGTTCCAGTGGGCGCCACCGCGAACATGAACGGCACGGCCCTCTACGAAGCCACCGCGGTCCTGTTCTTCGCCCAGGCGTACTCGGCGGGATTGACCCTGCCGCAGCAGGTCATCGTCGCCTTCACATCGATGCTGGCGGCCGTCGGCGCCGCGGGCATTCCCAGCGCCGGCCTCGTCACGATGTCGCTGGTCTTGACCGCCGTCGGGTTGCCACTCGCCGGCATCGGCCTTCTGTTTGCGATCGACCGCCCGCTGGACATGATGCGCACCGTCGTGAACGTCGTGGACGATGCAACGGCCAGCGTCGTGATCCAAGCATGGAATCCCGAGGTCCGGGCCGAGGACGACGACGCGGCCACCGAATACCAGGAGTTGGAACCCGAGGCCTCCCATGGTTGA
- a CDS encoding mechanosensitive ion channel, with protein sequence MNSLYEWLESPFFKFGGFEMTPMSLLKLTVLPILLYLAAKTIRSVSLRRLRKNQRLGPGVADSVATLVYYGILVVGLFSIVSTAGLDFRALAAFTGALGLGVGLGLQEIARNFISGIILLTARPIRTGDRIEVEGLEGDVRQIGFYSTVVVTLDDAAVIVPNSFLLQNKLINWTHTGSRRRIRVPVGVHYDSDPEGVRDVLLAVAAASDDVLKDPAPDVRLVEFGDSSVNFDLLVWTEKFAHLPNVLVSRLNYRIHAALRDASIVIPYPQRDLHLKTSDVSLLGRHDG encoded by the coding sequence ATGAACTCGCTGTACGAGTGGTTGGAGAGCCCGTTTTTCAAGTTTGGCGGCTTCGAGATGACCCCGATGAGCCTGCTCAAGCTCACGGTGCTCCCGATCCTGCTCTATCTGGCGGCGAAGACCATCCGCAGCGTGTCGTTGCGCCGCCTGCGAAAGAACCAGCGGCTCGGGCCCGGCGTGGCCGACTCCGTTGCGACCTTGGTCTACTACGGAATCCTCGTCGTCGGGCTGTTTTCGATCGTTTCCACCGCCGGGCTCGATTTTCGTGCGCTCGCGGCCTTCACCGGCGCCTTGGGCTTGGGAGTGGGACTCGGCCTGCAGGAGATTGCCCGGAACTTCATCAGCGGCATCATCCTGCTCACCGCTCGCCCCATCCGTACGGGCGACCGCATCGAGGTGGAGGGCCTTGAGGGCGACGTGCGGCAGATCGGGTTCTACTCGACCGTCGTCGTGACGCTGGACGACGCCGCTGTCATCGTTCCGAACTCCTTTCTGCTGCAGAACAAGTTGATCAACTGGACCCACACGGGCAGCCGACGACGCATTCGCGTGCCGGTGGGTGTGCATTACGACAGCGACCCCGAGGGGGTGCGAGACGTGCTCCTCGCGGTGGCGGCCGCAAGCGACGACGTGCTGAAGGACCCTGCCCCCGACGTCCGGCTTGTCGAGTTCGGCGATTCGAGTGTGAACTTCGACTTGCTGGTCTGGACGGAGAAGTTCGCCCATTTGCCCAACGTGCTCGTCAGTCGTTTGAACTATCGGATCCACGCCGCCCTGCGGGATGCGTCGATCGTGATCCCCTATCCGCAGCGGGACCTCCACCTCAAAACGTCGGACGTTTCCCTCTTGGGGCGGCACGACGGGTAA
- the nhaA gene encoding Na+/H+ antiporter NhaA encodes MATPVPKPVRAIAARASEALERFLRLEAAGGLLLIGAAILAMLIANSPLARWHVLLLETPFGIRLGEFALDKPLLLWINDGLMAVFFLLVGLEIKREVVRGQLSHRSQLALPLVCAFGGMVVPALVFAAFVRGDAEAMRGWTIPVATDIAFALGILSLLGSRVPPGLKILLTAIAVIDDLGAIVLIAFLYSGDLAWGSLAAAGVALLVLVAMNRLRVGSLTPYMLVGFVMWVAVLKSGVHATLAGVLLGLAIPISHPTKPDHSPLESLEEGLHPWVAYGILPLFAFANAGVPIAGGSGAGPLMEPVALGVMLGLVLGKPVGVFIFGWLATRFRGVELPQGVSATGLLGAAVLCGIGFTMSLFLGTLAFEHTGDDLGVPSRLGVLVGSTVSATAGYLLLRRFLGKDPAPA; translated from the coding sequence ATGGCCACACCCGTTCCCAAACCCGTGCGCGCTATCGCGGCGAGGGCCTCGGAAGCGCTGGAGCGTTTCTTGCGACTCGAGGCTGCGGGAGGCTTGCTGCTGATCGGCGCGGCGATCTTGGCGATGCTGATCGCCAACTCGCCCCTCGCCCGATGGCACGTGCTGCTGTTGGAGACGCCCTTCGGCATTCGATTGGGGGAGTTCGCGCTGGACAAGCCGCTGCTTCTCTGGATCAACGACGGTTTGATGGCGGTGTTCTTCCTGCTCGTGGGTTTGGAGATCAAGAGGGAGGTCGTGCGCGGCCAACTCTCCCATCGGTCTCAACTCGCTCTGCCGCTCGTTTGCGCGTTCGGCGGCATGGTGGTTCCAGCCCTCGTGTTCGCGGCGTTCGTGCGCGGCGACGCGGAGGCGATGCGAGGTTGGACCATCCCGGTTGCGACGGACATCGCGTTCGCCCTGGGAATCCTCTCCCTCTTGGGTAGCCGCGTGCCTCCGGGGTTGAAGATCCTCCTGACGGCGATCGCCGTGATCGACGATCTGGGCGCGATCGTGTTGATCGCCTTTCTGTACAGCGGCGATCTGGCATGGGGGTCACTCGCCGCGGCAGGAGTGGCCCTTTTGGTGCTGGTCGCGATGAACCGCCTGCGCGTGGGGAGCCTCACGCCCTACATGTTGGTCGGGTTCGTCATGTGGGTCGCGGTGTTGAAGTCCGGCGTGCACGCGACGCTTGCGGGCGTCCTGCTGGGGCTGGCTATCCCGATCTCCCACCCAACCAAGCCCGACCACTCGCCGCTCGAGTCTTTGGAAGAGGGGCTGCATCCTTGGGTCGCCTACGGCATCTTGCCGCTGTTCGCGTTCGCGAACGCGGGGGTGCCGATTGCGGGCGGGTCCGGTGCGGGACCCTTGATGGAGCCCGTGGCGCTGGGTGTGATGCTGGGATTGGTCCTCGGCAAGCCCGTCGGCGTGTTTATCTTCGGGTGGTTGGCCACGCGGTTCCGCGGCGTCGAGCTTCCTCAGGGGGTGAGCGCGACCGGGCTGCTGGGGGCCGCGGTGCTCTGCGGCATCGGCTTCACAATGAGCCTGTTCCTCGGGACGCTCGCGTTCGAGCATACGGGGGACGACCTGGGTGTGCCAAGCCGGCTTGGCGTGCTCGTCGGGTCGACCGTGTCGGCGACCGCGGGCTACCTCCTCCTCCGCCGGTTCCTGGGAAAGGATCCCGCGCCCGCCTAG